Sequence from the Neisseria subflava genome:
GATAAAGCTTATCGGCTTGTTCTGCGGGCGCGGCATTGGAGAAAGATGGGCGGCGGCCGCTGCGCGCATCGGCGTAAAGGGTAAACTGGGAAACCAGCAATATCGAGCCGCCGACATCTTTGAGCGATAAATTTAATTTGCCGTTTTCATCTTCAAAGATACGCAGGTTGGCGGTTTTATCCGCAATGTATTTGGCGTCCGCTTCTGTATCGGTATGTGTAACGCCGAGCAATATCATAAATCCGTTGTTGATTTCGCCGCAGGTTTCTCGGGAATCTTCGGACAAAACGTCAACTTTGGCTTGGGTAACTTTTTGGATAACGGCGCGCATGATGTTTTTGAATAAAAGAAGTTTGTAAAAAAGGGCGTAAAAGACACGCCCTTTGGGTTGGAGTATGGTTTCAGACGGCCTGAAACCATTGAATCAATTTATGGATTAATGCCGTTTTCTTTTAAGATACGTTCGATCTGATTCTCGACTTTTTGTCGTTTAACGGCTTGGGCAAGCTGATTGCGTACCAGTTCGAAAGGTTTGGCTTTAGGATCGCGTTCTACTGCACTGAGTTTAAACAGGTAAAAACGGTTTCCTATTACAACCGGTTCATGCGTTACATCGCCTCGGTTCATGTCGGCAAAAGCAACGGCCAGTTGAGGAGGAAGCTGCTGTGGAGAGATGAAGCCATCGAACTCTTGTTCGGGGTTGGGATAGCGTTTCATCAGTTCTTCAAATGATAAGCCTTTGAGCAGCAGTTCTTGCGCTGCGCGTACTTCGTCGGCTGAAGCAAAGCTGACTTGTTGCAGCTTGATAATGCGTGTTTGCTGGTCGTAGAAACGGCGCAACTCGGCATCGTCAACCACAGTTTGACGTTCTAGATAAGCAGCGTATTGGTTAGCATAGAACTCAGCTTCAACGTTTTTGAATTGATTCTGTACTTCCGCATCTTTGTCCAAACCAGCTTTGAAGGCTTCATTTTTCAAGATTTCCAAAGTCTGCAAGCGTGTAACCACATCTTTGCGGATTGCCTGACCATCGGGTTTGGCAGTTTGGTTGGGATGCTGGTCGGCCTGTCTCAATACTTCGGCAACCATGCTGTCGATGCGGGCGGGATCGGTATCAGGTGCTTTGGCGGTTGCCAAACCGATCGTCGACAGGGCGAGGATAGCCAAAACGGCAGTTTTGGGCTTGATGTTCATGTGAGTTCCTTATTGCCCGCCGCTATCACGGCGGGCACGTTATATTATTTGTTGACTTTGATGCTGGCTTTTTTCAGCAATGATTGAATGGCCGCATCAACACGGGCTGCCTGTAAGTCGCTGCCAATCTCGTTTTTAGCGGCTTCGTAAGAAGGTACGGTAACGTTGCGACGGTCATTGACGTAGAAAACGGCGTACAGATTACCGTTTTGTAGCGGCGTTTTAGTGTACGCGCCTTTTTTCAGGTCTTTGACGGCTGCATAAAGCGGAGGTGCTGATTCTTGCAAATCTTTGAGCGGAACATAAGCTTTAGGGATACCGCCGGCTTTTTTGGCTGCTTCATCAATTGAGTATTGGTTCAATACCGAAACAAAGCTTTTTTTCGCGTCCAAATCGGCAATGGCTTTTTGGGCATTGCTGCTGCTGTCGGTTAAGATTTCGCCCAGTTGGACTTCCTGAGTACCTTTATAGAAGTTGCTGAAGTCGTTGTAAGCGGCTTTGACGTCTTTTTCTTGGACAGGATATTGACGGACGATATGTGCCGCGAACGCTTGGCCTAACAAATCATTTTCGAAAACTGCCCATTCGGTTTTGAATGTGGCTTTTTTATCTGCACCTTGCTTGGCGGCATCGGCACGCGCTTGCTCCAATGCAGCTTTGAATTCAGCGCTTTGATCCAGTTTTAATTTTTTAGCTTCTTGGGTAACCACAGTGCTGATAACTTGGCGTTCAGTCAGCATTTGACGCAATTCGGGAGTGTCTTGAACGTTCGGGTTGCTGGCGCGTATGGAAGCAACTTGG
This genomic interval carries:
- a CDS encoding peptidyl-prolyl cis-trans isomerase codes for the protein MNIKPKTAVLAILALSTIGLATAKAPDTDPARIDSMVAEVLRQADQHPNQTAKPDGQAIRKDVVTRLQTLEILKNEAFKAGLDKDAEVQNQFKNVEAEFYANQYAAYLERQTVVDDAELRRFYDQQTRIIKLQQVSFASADEVRAAQELLLKGLSFEELMKRYPNPEQEFDGFISPQQLPPQLAVAFADMNRGDVTHEPVVIGNRFYLFKLSAVERDPKAKPFELVRNQLAQAVKRQKVENQIERILKENGINP
- the dtd gene encoding D-aminoacyl-tRNA deacylase — encoded protein: MRAVIQKVTQAKVDVLSEDSRETCGEINNGFMILLGVTHTDTEADAKYIADKTANLRIFEDENGKLNLSLKDVGGSILLVSQFTLYADARSGRRPSFSNAAPAEQADKLYQYTAQLLREHGLTVETGRFQTHMQVSLCNDGPVTLLLDSQKTF
- a CDS encoding peptidylprolyl isomerase, with product MKKTYFASALMLALTSGTLFAQALVTVNGQAIDSSVIDDQVASIRASNPNVQDTPELRQMLTERQVISTVVTQEAKKLKLDQSAEFKAALEQARADAAKQGADKKATFKTEWAVFENDLLGQAFAAHIVRQYPVQEKDVKAAYNDFSNFYKGTQEVQLGEILTDSSSNAQKAIADLDAKKSFVSVLNQYSIDEAAKKAGGIPKAYVPLKDLQESAPPLYAAVKDLKKGAYTKTPLQNGNLYAVFYVNDRRNVTVPSYEAAKNEIGSDLQAARVDAAIQSLLKKASIKVNK